The following are from one region of the Silene latifolia isolate original U9 population chromosome 9, ASM4854445v1, whole genome shotgun sequence genome:
- the LOC141598322 gene encoding uncharacterized protein LOC141598322, which yields MTTPNASASTSSTPLSNVSWLRSFMDRCKLEKNGSNFADWDAQLQLAAQGDDKLRYLTEASPTEPPNTRSAARQSYEDYQKESAAMKNVLIFAMEAELQRSAIKISTAHEIYMKLVNMFSRAPRVIQYEAASAFFDLNIKEGQKVSPHVLKLIEHVETLKSHKVEIPDELVIDRILHSLSKIKAYVQFRVNFNMQDKKVSLDELHKMLVQAERDMGLSVSTTKDVLNVNQKSKRTFKKSGKKGKKRSPNRNSAKTYEASTSKPKYSAPSGDKCHYCCGVGHWKRNCSKYLGDIKAGKVTPVGPPPSKDKGKEKQV from the exons atgacaactccaaacgcgtccgcatccactagttccaccccactttccaatgtgtcatggctccgatccttcatggatcgatgtaagttagaaaagaatgggtccaatttcgccgattgggatgcacaACTTCAATtagccgcgcaaggtgacgacaagcttcgttaccttaccgaggcatctcccaccgaaccaccTAATACTAGGTCCGCCGCTAGGCAATCCTATGAggattaccaaaaggagtcggccgcaatgaaaaatgtattgatctttgctatggaggccgaactccaacgaagtgctataaagattagcaccgctcatgagatctacatgaagcttgtgaacatgttttcacgagctcctagggtcattcaatatgaggcggcttccgcattctttgatcttaacatcaaagagggccaaaaggtgagtccacatgtgctcaagttgatagagcatgttgagaccttgaaatcacataaggtggaaattcccgatgaactcgtgattgatcgaattcttcattccctaagcaaaatcaaagcatatgttcaattccgggtgaattttaatatgcaagataagaaggtttcccttgatgagttgcacaaaatgcttgtgcaagccgaaagggacatggggctaagtgttagcaccaccaaagatgtgctcaatgttaatcaaaagagcaaaagaaccttcaagaaaagtgggaaaaagggaaagaagcgatCTCCCAACAGGAACtcagctaagacttatgaagcaagcacctccaagcccaagtacagtgccccctctggggacaagtgccactattgttgtggagttggacattggaagagaaactgttccaagtatcttggcgacatcaaagctggaaaggttactccagtag ggccccctcctagcaaggacaaaggcaaggagaagcaagtctag